The Streptomyces kanamyceticus genome window below encodes:
- a CDS encoding DUF6528 family protein, which translates to MTIAMPSRRAVLLGAAGAAGAGAAAALPAAWASAADGIPQGTPPVLLTEQATRRILVLDPRRRTWDPAVDPSVVKWQFSPLGDRRYADLRPDVSWVYPSEAKVRRLRGRTYVLTTASFGFVAVVEHPTGRRYWGTAIGPGDDLFNPHSAEILPDGNVAVACSTGARVRLYAASGGPHATRYAEAELKGAHGLHWDGARKVLWALGDDELVTYAVGGTAARPTLTRRSAVGLPVGTPGRTPGGHDLFPVAGRPGRLWVTTNAAVFQYEKRGGTFVQDFAGHEVISRKSVKAVGNDPRTGQVLSTVPEGGLGETWWTTTVSVHRPASAYKLVNGGIYKARWWLPA; encoded by the coding sequence ATGACCATCGCCATGCCGTCCAGGCGTGCCGTTCTGCTGGGGGCGGCGGGGGCCGCGGGCGCCGGGGCCGCCGCGGCGCTGCCCGCCGCGTGGGCGTCCGCCGCCGACGGGATTCCCCAGGGCACGCCGCCGGTCCTGCTCACCGAGCAGGCCACCAGACGCATCCTCGTGCTCGACCCGCGGCGGCGCACCTGGGATCCGGCCGTCGATCCGTCCGTCGTGAAGTGGCAGTTCTCGCCGCTCGGCGACCGGCGGTACGCGGATCTGCGGCCGGACGTGAGCTGGGTGTACCCGAGCGAGGCCAAGGTGCGCAGGCTCCGGGGGCGTACGTACGTCCTGACGACGGCGTCGTTCGGGTTCGTGGCGGTCGTGGAGCATCCGACCGGGCGCCGGTACTGGGGCACGGCGATCGGGCCCGGCGACGATCTCTTCAATCCGCACAGCGCGGAGATCCTGCCGGACGGCAACGTGGCCGTCGCGTGCAGCACGGGCGCGCGGGTGCGGCTGTACGCGGCGTCGGGAGGACCGCACGCCACGCGGTACGCCGAGGCGGAGCTCAAGGGCGCGCACGGGCTGCACTGGGACGGCGCGCGCAAGGTGCTCTGGGCCCTCGGTGACGACGAGTTGGTGACCTACGCGGTGGGCGGCACGGCCGCGCGGCCCACGCTCACGCGGCGCTCGGCGGTCGGTCTGCCGGTCGGCACGCCGGGCCGCACTCCCGGCGGGCACGACCTCTTCCCGGTGGCGGGGCGGCCCGGACGGCTCTGGGTGACGACCAACGCCGCCGTGTTCCAGTACGAGAAGCGGGGCGGGACCTTCGTGCAGGACTTCGCGGGGCACGAGGTGATCTCCCGGAAGTCGGTGAAGGCCGTCGGGAACGATCCGCGCACCGGGCAGGTCCTCAGCACCGTGCCGGAGGGCGGCCTCGGTGAGACCTGGTGGACGACGACGGTGAGCGTGCACCGGCCCGCCAGCGCGTACAAGCTGGTCAACGGCGGTATCTACAAGGCGCGTTGGTGGCTGCCCGCCTGA
- a CDS encoding MerR family transcriptional regulator, producing the protein MEELAEEAGITVRTVRFYRERGLIPPPRREGRIAWYDAHHLARLRTIAALLERGHTLNGIAELSDAFDKGRDVGELLGFGESTEEQPVRLTPEELADHFAGEVTPENLAAAMDLGYLGTDGDEIVHISRRLLDASSTLVRKGVPLAAVLEAGERVREHADALAELFITVLRTHTPDTAELEIEELRPVAKSVVEAELSMALDRRLNQT; encoded by the coding sequence ATGGAGGAACTGGCCGAGGAGGCCGGGATCACCGTGCGCACCGTGCGCTTCTACCGCGAGCGCGGCCTCATCCCGCCGCCCCGCCGCGAGGGCCGCATCGCCTGGTACGACGCGCACCACCTGGCCAGGCTCCGCACCATCGCCGCACTCCTGGAGCGCGGCCACACCCTGAACGGCATCGCCGAGCTCTCCGACGCCTTCGACAAGGGCCGCGACGTCGGCGAACTCCTCGGCTTCGGCGAGTCCACCGAGGAACAGCCGGTCCGCCTCACCCCCGAGGAACTCGCCGACCACTTCGCGGGCGAGGTCACCCCGGAGAACCTCGCGGCCGCCATGGACCTCGGCTACCTCGGCACCGACGGCGACGAGATCGTGCACATCAGCCGCCGACTGCTCGACGCGTCATCCACCCTCGTACGCAAGGGAGTTCCGCTGGCCGCGGTCCTGGAGGCGGGCGAGCGCGTGCGCGAACACGCGGACGCGCTCGCCGAGTTGTTCATCACGGTGCTGCGCACGCACACCCCGGACACCGCGGAGCTGGAGATCGAGGAGCTGCGCCCGGTCGCCAAGAGCGTGGTGGAGGCGGAACTCTCGATGGCGCTTGACCGCCGCCTCAACCAGACCTGA
- a CDS encoding flavin-containing monooxygenase gives MTEHEHVRVAVIGSGFGGLGAAVRLRREGITDFVVLERAGAVGGTWRDNSYPGCACDVPSHLYSFSFAPNPDWPRTFSGQEHIHDYLEHVADTFRLRPHIRLNSEVKLMRWDSGELRWEIETSNGTLTADVVVSATGPLSDPKIPDIPGIDTFPGKVFHSARWDHDYDLRGKRVAMIGTGASAIQIVPAIQREVGKLTLFQRTPPWVMPRADRAISGAERWLHKQLPFTTQARRGILWGIRELQVQAFTKRPNELGMVERIAKRNMYRAIKDPVLRDKLTPTYRIGCKRILLSNTYYPALAKPNVDVVASGLSEVRGNTLVASDGTETEVDAIVFGTGFHVTDMPIADRVVGDEGHTLMETWKDGMKSLRGATAAGFPNWMTIIGPNTGLGNSSMILMIESQLNYLADYMRQLDVLGGRAALAPRPSAVGAWNRRVQERMKRTVWNTGGCNSWYLDENGVNTTVWPGTTTEFRAATRRVDLSEYEVLRAPDPVEAAPAPRTRKKPGTKKVEAGA, from the coding sequence ATGACAGAGCACGAGCACGTACGGGTGGCGGTGATCGGATCCGGCTTCGGTGGCCTCGGTGCCGCCGTGCGGCTGCGCCGCGAGGGCATCACCGACTTCGTCGTCCTGGAGCGGGCCGGTGCGGTGGGCGGCACCTGGCGGGACAACAGCTACCCGGGCTGCGCCTGCGACGTGCCCTCGCACCTGTACTCGTTCTCCTTCGCGCCCAACCCGGACTGGCCGCGCACCTTCTCCGGCCAGGAGCACATCCACGACTACCTGGAACACGTCGCCGACACCTTCCGGCTGCGCCCGCACATCCGCCTCAACTCCGAGGTGAAGCTGATGCGTTGGGACTCGGGCGAGCTGCGTTGGGAGATCGAGACCAGCAACGGCACGCTCACCGCCGACGTCGTCGTCTCCGCCACCGGGCCGCTCTCCGACCCCAAGATCCCGGACATCCCCGGCATCGACACCTTCCCCGGCAAGGTCTTCCACTCGGCCCGCTGGGACCACGACTACGACCTGCGCGGCAAGCGCGTCGCGATGATCGGCACCGGGGCATCGGCGATCCAGATCGTGCCCGCCATCCAGCGCGAGGTCGGGAAGCTGACCCTCTTCCAGCGCACGCCCCCGTGGGTCATGCCGCGCGCCGACCGCGCCATCAGCGGTGCCGAGCGCTGGCTGCACAAGCAGCTGCCGTTCACCACCCAGGCCCGGCGCGGCATCCTGTGGGGCATCAGGGAGTTGCAGGTCCAGGCGTTCACCAAGCGGCCCAACGAGCTCGGCATGGTCGAGCGGATCGCCAAGCGGAACATGTACCGGGCGATCAAGGACCCGGTCCTGCGGGACAAGCTGACGCCGACGTACCGCATCGGCTGCAAGCGCATCCTGCTCTCCAACACGTACTATCCGGCGCTCGCCAAGCCCAACGTCGACGTCGTCGCCAGCGGCCTCAGCGAGGTGCGAGGCAACACGCTCGTCGCCTCCGACGGCACCGAGACCGAGGTCGACGCGATCGTCTTCGGTACCGGCTTCCACGTCACGGACATGCCCATCGCCGACCGGGTCGTCGGCGACGAGGGCCACACCCTCATGGAGACGTGGAAGGACGGCATGAAGTCGCTGCGCGGCGCGACCGCGGCGGGCTTCCCCAACTGGATGACGATCATCGGCCCGAACACCGGGCTCGGGAACTCCTCCATGATCCTGATGATCGAGTCCCAGCTGAACTACCTCGCCGACTACATGCGGCAGTTGGACGTCCTCGGCGGGCGCGCCGCGCTCGCCCCGCGGCCCAGCGCGGTCGGCGCCTGGAACCGGCGGGTGCAGGAGCGGATGAAGCGCACCGTGTGGAACACCGGCGGCTGCAACAGCTGGTACCTCGACGAGAACGGGGTCAACACGACGGTCTGGCCGGGCACCACCACCGAGTTCAGGGCCGCCACGCGGCGGGTCGACCTCTCCGAGTACGAGGTGCTGCGGGCGCCCGATCCCGTCGAGGCGGCACCGGCTCCCCGTACCAGGAAGAAGCCCGGGACCAAGAAGGTCGAGGCCGGGGCATGA
- a CDS encoding alpha/beta fold hydrolase: MSRLTHVVDGPYAPPAAARELTAVSADGARLHVEVHGPDDAPAVVLAHGWTCSTAFWAAQIRALGADHRVIAYDQRGHGRSAAPADPDGYSTRALADDLEAVLAATLAPGERAVIAGHSMGGMTVMAAGGRAGFQEHVAAVLLCSTGSSSLVAESRVVPLRAGRLRTRLTRSVLGSRAPLGPVTGPARRILKYATMGPGSAPDKVEACARIVHACPRDVRYGWSHVLDELQLDVEVGELRVPTAVVAGTADRLTPVVHARRIAAALPECLGLTELAGVGHMTPVEAPDAVTERIRGLVATYVRVNSEMGEGA, translated from the coding sequence ATGAGCCGCCTCACGCACGTGGTCGACGGGCCCTACGCGCCGCCCGCCGCCGCCCGCGAACTGACCGCCGTCTCCGCCGACGGCGCCCGCCTCCACGTCGAGGTGCACGGGCCCGACGACGCGCCCGCCGTGGTGCTCGCGCACGGCTGGACCTGCTCGACCGCCTTCTGGGCCGCGCAGATCAGGGCGCTCGGCGCCGACCATCGCGTCATCGCGTACGACCAGCGGGGACACGGCCGCAGTGCCGCGCCCGCCGACCCCGACGGCTACAGCACGCGGGCGCTCGCCGACGACCTCGAAGCGGTGCTCGCCGCGACGCTCGCGCCCGGCGAGCGGGCCGTGATCGCCGGGCACTCCATGGGCGGCATGACGGTGATGGCCGCGGGCGGCCGGGCCGGGTTCCAGGAGCACGTCGCCGCCGTTCTGCTGTGCAGTACGGGAAGTTCGTCCCTGGTCGCCGAATCGCGCGTGGTGCCGTTGCGGGCCGGGCGGCTGCGGACCCGGCTCACCCGCTCCGTGCTCGGGTCGCGGGCGCCGCTCGGGCCCGTCACCGGGCCTGCCAGGCGGATCCTCAAGTACGCCACGATGGGGCCCGGTTCGGCGCCGGACAAGGTCGAGGCGTGCGCGCGGATCGTGCACGCGTGTCCCCGGGACGTCAGGTACGGGTGGTCGCACGTACTGGACGAACTTCAACTCGACGTCGAGGTCGGCGAGTTGCGGGTGCCGACCGCTGTCGTCGCCGGTACCGCCGACCGGCTCACGCCCGTCGTGCACGCGCGGCGGATCGCGGCCGCGCTGCCCGAGTGCCTGGGGCTCACCGAGCTGGCCGGGGTCGGGCACATGACGCCCGTGGAGGCGCCGGACGCCGTCACGGAGCGGATCAGGGGCCTCGTCGCTACGTACGTGCGGGTCAACTCGGAGATGGGGGAGGGCGCATGA
- a CDS encoding SDR family oxidoreductase, whose product MSRVSLEGQVAVVTGAARGVGELLARKLSARGAKVALVGLEPDELKQVSERLHNESDHWHADVTDHVAMARVAQEVKERFGKVDIVVANAGVASGGPFLDSDPDAWRRVIEVNLIGSAVTGRAFLPVLMESRGYLLQIASLAAITPAPMMTAYCASKSGVEAFAHSLRAEVGYKGVKVGVGYLSWTDTDMVRGADQDDVMRELRQRLPWPSNKTYPLGPAVDRIVAGIERRSSHVYAQWWLRGMQGIRGYLPSVIGSVGQREMRRFEPRLGTVSTGLVGAGGSADERARTGA is encoded by the coding sequence ATGAGCAGGGTCAGCCTGGAAGGACAGGTCGCGGTCGTCACGGGTGCGGCGCGCGGAGTCGGGGAACTGCTCGCGCGCAAGCTGTCGGCGCGGGGCGCCAAGGTCGCGCTCGTCGGCCTGGAGCCGGACGAACTCAAGCAGGTGTCGGAGCGGCTGCACAACGAGAGCGACCACTGGCACGCGGACGTCACCGACCACGTGGCGATGGCGCGTGTCGCGCAGGAGGTCAAGGAGCGCTTCGGGAAGGTCGACATCGTCGTCGCCAACGCGGGTGTCGCCAGTGGCGGTCCCTTCCTGGACTCCGATCCCGACGCGTGGCGCCGCGTCATAGAGGTCAACCTGATAGGCAGCGCGGTCACGGGCCGCGCGTTCCTGCCGGTCCTCATGGAGAGCCGCGGCTACCTGCTGCAGATCGCCTCGCTGGCGGCGATCACGCCCGCGCCGATGATGACCGCGTACTGCGCGTCCAAGTCGGGCGTCGAGGCGTTCGCGCATTCGTTGCGGGCCGAGGTCGGGTACAAGGGCGTGAAGGTCGGTGTCGGGTACCTGTCCTGGACGGATACGGACATGGTGCGGGGGGCCGATCAGGACGACGTGATGCGGGAGTTGCGGCAGCGCCTTCCGTGGCCGTCCAACAAGACGTACCCGCTGGGTCCCGCGGTCGACCGGATCGTCGCCGGGATCGAGCGGCGCTCCAGCCATGTGTACGCGCAGTGGTGGCTGCGGGGGATGCAGGGCATCCGTGGGTACCTGCCCTCGGTCATCGGCTCCGTCGGCCAACGGGAGATGCGGCGCTTCGAGCCGCGCCTCGGGACGGTGTCGACGGGGCTTGTGGGGGCGGGTGGGTCGGCGGACGAGAGGGCGCGAACGGGGGCCTGA
- a CDS encoding S41 family peptidase, which produces MTDARDDHQDASTPDDHAYLRFPHLSGDRLCFAAEDDLWVAPLTPEGAPAGRAWRLTADRTKVSHPRFSPDGRHIAYTTWRSLDPEIHLAPVCGGPSRRLTYWGSTDTRVCGWSPDGDILAVSSHGQPFSYFCWAYSVPTDGSPGGKLPWGPVYDIAVTDADAGADGESERRTLLLTGKPPHEPAAWKRYRGGATGRLWLHGEQLLDGLEGHLDSPMFVSGRIAFLSDHEGVGNLYSCRPDGTDLRRHTDHDAFYARYAASDGTRVVYQCAGEIWLVDDLAADSVPRRLDVRLGGPRAGRRVYQVPAAQHVDALSVDTTGRASAVVVRGSLYWLTHRDGPARTISDTPGVRVRLPEMLGTGGQVAYVTDAEGEDAVEIAYLPRASGDRAPRRLASGALGRVQELVASPNGERLAIASNDGRLLLITVSDEAAAATDTEDTTGEVADGEVTELIRSINGPVRDLAFSPDGNWLTWSHPGIGRSLRQIKLARIEGPGARTVIDVTNGRFEDENPVFTRDGRYLAFLSWRGFDPVYDVHTGDLSFPLGCRPYLVPLSSATPSPFALLPDGRPAAGGLDPADGGGGDGTTTVEVEGLEARVTPFPVSASKYSALHPVSGGGLVWLRWPISGALGETFANPADTSGRPTLEYFNITKAKKSQLVDHLDWFALSGDGSRLVVVDEGDLSAVPSTEQGDGDTTVWIDLRRILHEVDPAAEWSQAYDEAGRIIRAYFWEPGMCGIDWDAVLAQYRPLVERVASPDEFADLLREVLGELGTSHAYVSAARRNEGPPHYQRAMGLLGANLVHRDEGWMVKRILPGDSSDSKARSPLAGAGIREGAVLTHIDGRTVDPVTGPYPLLSAAGGTTVELTFKPAEGEGRARRVAVVPLINERPLRYQDWVAKRREVVRELSGGKCGYLHIPDMGGSGWAQFNRDLRLEVSRPALIVDVRGNAGGHISELVVEKLTRKILGWDLTRNAQPVSYASNAPRGPVVALADEATSSDGDMITAAFKLLGLGPVVGQRTWGGVVGMTGRHTLGDGTVITVPMNAGWFDAYGWSVENHGVTPDIEALRTPLDWAEGRHAQLDDAVRVALRLLTESPAATPPGYSNVPDRRRPKLPPRT; this is translated from the coding sequence GTGACCGACGCACGCGACGACCACCAGGACGCCAGCACCCCGGACGACCACGCCTACCTGCGCTTTCCGCACCTCAGCGGCGACCGCCTCTGCTTCGCCGCCGAGGACGACCTCTGGGTGGCCCCCCTCACCCCCGAGGGCGCCCCCGCCGGCCGGGCCTGGCGGCTCACCGCCGACCGCACCAAGGTGAGTCACCCGCGCTTCTCGCCCGACGGCCGCCACATCGCGTACACGACCTGGCGCAGCCTCGACCCGGAGATCCACCTCGCCCCCGTGTGCGGCGGCCCGTCGCGGCGCCTGACCTACTGGGGCAGCACCGACACCCGGGTCTGCGGCTGGTCACCCGACGGCGACATCCTCGCCGTCTCCTCGCACGGCCAGCCCTTCTCCTACTTCTGCTGGGCCTACAGCGTGCCCACCGACGGCTCCCCCGGCGGCAAACTGCCCTGGGGCCCGGTCTACGACATCGCGGTCACCGATGCCGATGCCGGGGCCGACGGCGAGAGCGAGCGCAGGACGCTGCTCCTGACCGGCAAACCACCGCACGAGCCCGCCGCCTGGAAGCGCTATCGAGGCGGGGCCACCGGCCGCCTGTGGCTGCACGGCGAACAGCTGCTCGACGGCCTCGAAGGCCATCTGGACTCCCCCATGTTCGTGTCCGGACGCATCGCCTTCCTCTCCGACCACGAGGGCGTCGGCAACCTCTACTCCTGTCGGCCCGACGGCACCGACCTGCGGCGCCACACCGACCACGACGCCTTCTACGCCCGGTACGCCGCCAGCGACGGCACCCGCGTCGTCTACCAGTGCGCGGGCGAGATCTGGCTGGTCGACGACCTCGCGGCGGACTCCGTGCCGCGCCGCCTCGACGTGCGGCTCGGCGGGCCGCGGGCAGGTCGGCGCGTCTACCAGGTCCCGGCCGCGCAGCACGTCGACGCGCTCTCCGTGGACACCACCGGCCGCGCGAGCGCCGTCGTCGTACGCGGCAGTCTCTACTGGCTGACGCACCGCGACGGCCCGGCCCGCACCATCAGCGACACCCCCGGCGTCCGCGTACGCCTGCCCGAGATGCTCGGCACCGGCGGCCAGGTCGCCTACGTCACCGACGCCGAGGGCGAGGACGCCGTCGAGATCGCCTACCTGCCGCGCGCCAGCGGCGACCGCGCGCCGCGCAGACTCGCGAGCGGCGCGCTCGGCCGCGTCCAGGAACTGGTCGCCTCGCCCAACGGCGAACGCCTCGCCATCGCGTCCAACGACGGCCGTCTCCTCCTCATCACCGTGTCCGACGAGGCGGCCGCCGCCACGGACACCGAGGACACCACCGGTGAGGTCGCCGACGGCGAGGTCACCGAGCTGATCCGGTCCATCAACGGGCCCGTGCGCGACCTCGCCTTCTCCCCCGACGGCAACTGGCTCACCTGGTCGCACCCGGGCATCGGCCGCTCCTTGCGCCAGATCAAACTGGCCCGCATCGAGGGCCCTGGCGCCCGCACCGTCATCGACGTCACCAACGGCCGCTTCGAGGACGAGAACCCGGTCTTCACCCGCGACGGCCGCTACCTCGCCTTCCTCTCCTGGCGCGGCTTCGACCCCGTCTACGACGTGCACACCGGCGACCTGTCCTTCCCCCTCGGCTGCCGCCCCTACCTCGTACCCCTCTCCTCGGCGACCCCCTCCCCCTTCGCCCTCCTGCCCGACGGACGCCCCGCCGCGGGCGGCCTCGACCCGGCCGACGGCGGCGGGGGCGACGGCACGACGACGGTGGAGGTCGAGGGCCTGGAGGCACGCGTCACGCCCTTCCCCGTCTCCGCCTCCAAGTACTCGGCGCTGCACCCCGTCAGCGGCGGCGGCCTGGTCTGGCTGCGCTGGCCCATCTCCGGCGCGCTCGGCGAGACCTTCGCCAACCCGGCCGACACCTCGGGCCGCCCCACCCTCGAATACTTCAACATCACCAAGGCCAAGAAGTCCCAACTCGTCGACCACCTGGACTGGTTCGCGCTCAGCGGCGACGGCTCGCGGCTCGTGGTCGTCGACGAGGGCGACCTGAGCGCCGTGCCCTCCACTGAGCAGGGCGACGGCGACACCACCGTCTGGATCGACCTGCGCCGCATCCTGCACGAGGTCGACCCGGCCGCCGAGTGGAGCCAGGCGTACGACGAGGCGGGCCGCATCATCCGCGCCTACTTCTGGGAACCGGGGATGTGCGGCATCGACTGGGACGCGGTGCTCGCGCAGTACCGCCCCCTGGTCGAACGCGTCGCGTCCCCCGACGAGTTCGCCGACCTCCTGCGCGAGGTCCTGGGTGAGCTCGGCACCTCCCACGCGTACGTCTCCGCGGCCCGCCGCAACGAGGGACCGCCCCACTACCAGCGCGCGATGGGCCTCCTCGGCGCCAACCTCGTCCACCGGGACGAGGGCTGGATGGTCAAACGGATCCTGCCCGGCGACTCCTCCGACTCCAAGGCCCGCTCCCCGCTGGCCGGTGCGGGCATCCGCGAGGGCGCGGTCCTCACGCACATCGACGGCCGCACGGTCGACCCGGTGACCGGCCCCTACCCCCTGCTCTCCGCGGCGGGCGGCACCACGGTCGAGCTCACCTTCAAGCCCGCGGAGGGCGAGGGCAGGGCCCGCCGCGTCGCGGTCGTCCCCCTGATCAACGAACGCCCCCTGCGCTACCAGGACTGGGTGGCCAAACGCCGCGAGGTCGTACGGGAGTTGAGCGGCGGCAAGTGCGGCTATCTGCACATCCCCGACATGGGCGGCTCGGGCTGGGCACAGTTCAACAGGGACCTGCGCCTGGAGGTGTCGCGCCCGGCCCTGATCGTCGACGTACGGGGCAACGCGGGCGGCCACATCAGCGAACTGGTCGTGGAGAAGCTCACGCGCAAGATCCTCGGCTGGGACCTGACACGGAACGCCCAACCGGTGTCGTACGCCTCGAACGCGCCCCGCGGCCCCGTGGTGGCCCTGGCCGACGAGGCGACGTCCTCCGACGGCGACATGATCACGGCGGCGTTCAAGCTCCTCGGACTCGGCCCGGTCGTCGGCCAGCGCACCTGGGGCGGCGTGGTCGGCATGACAGGACGGCACACGCTCGGCGACGGAACCGTCATCACCGTGCCGATGAACGCGGGCTGGTTCGACGCGTACGGCTGGTCCGTGGAGAACCACGGCGTCACCCCCGACATCGAGGCCCTGCGCACCCCGCTCGACTGGGCGGAGGGCCGACATGCCCAACTGGACGACGCGGTAAGGGTCGCGCTGCGTCTCCTCACGGAAAGTCCGGCAGCGACCCCGCCCGGCTACTCGAACGTCCCCGACAGACGCCGCCCGAAGCTCCCCCCACGCACCTGA
- a CDS encoding TetR/AcrR family transcriptional regulator, translating to MTEAATTRRSRITPEREAELYEAVLDLLREVGYEALTMDAVAARTRSSKATLYRQWGSKPELIAKALRHNKPTSLDEIDTGSLRGDIHAMMARSDDCQMDRDAALMRGLFHAIHGNAELHQALRQLLIEPELDHLNTLLRRAVDRGEVAADNPALDFVIHMLVGGFVARDLIEDRTVDREFLTSYIDAVILPALGI from the coding sequence ATGACTGAGGCGGCAACGACGCGGCGCAGCAGGATCACGCCCGAGCGCGAGGCCGAGCTGTACGAGGCCGTGCTCGACCTGCTCCGCGAGGTCGGGTACGAGGCGCTCACCATGGACGCCGTCGCCGCCCGCACCCGGTCGAGCAAGGCCACCCTCTACCGCCAGTGGGGGAGCAAGCCGGAGCTGATCGCCAAGGCGCTGCGGCACAACAAGCCGACGTCGCTCGACGAGATCGACACCGGCTCGCTGCGCGGCGACATCCACGCGATGATGGCGCGCTCGGACGACTGCCAGATGGACAGGGACGCCGCGCTGATGCGGGGTCTCTTCCACGCCATCCACGGGAACGCCGAACTGCACCAGGCCTTGCGGCAGTTGCTCATCGAGCCCGAGCTCGACCATCTGAACACGCTGCTGCGCAGAGCCGTGGACCGCGGCGAAGTGGCCGCGGACAACCCGGCACTCGACTTCGTCATCCACATGCTGGTCGGCGGTTTCGTCGCCCGTGACCTCATCGAGGACCGCACGGTCGACCGTGAGTTCCTCACCTCCTACATCGACGCCGTGATCCTCCCCGCTCTCGGCATCTGA